A genome region from Microplitis mediator isolate UGA2020A chromosome 4, iyMicMedi2.1, whole genome shotgun sequence includes the following:
- the LOC130666469 gene encoding ATPase family AAA domain-containing protein 2-like isoform X2: MSDDDIAMDSIDSDEDIFSAHNSSLRNNVRRSKSARTLRSHSSNNSLIARNNLSVRRSTRNRMQTYDNLNTSWILGTQTLKGYPMFQQHVSSSDKEMAEESPSRPRDIRERMPLRSRENHHPTKNPRHIRNREELSNRELRNRADREREREIRKTTDKEIDEIDLRQLKDRSDRKSNEKETKYKSGNRSKIVVAASNEKDSEPQKSDSPARSREGPITRLCGMLEKDETIKVLSTNINEDSSHESDKQVENGNSENEIGYEDMYTRIKRTRRASQRQLERNKKLSEDSDLSESSDSPGPRKYSLRKKKPTVDRFQATVEPVRRSIRALRTVLSNSMRRRKHRSKSSSSNDSSDSEPQRYDKKKCKKVRQNALPQGGPTDRKADINPITLDTNIRFSDVGGLESHIHCLKEMVVFPMMYSDVFDRFHITPPKGVLFYGPPGTGKTLIARALANEFSQQGNRKVTFFMRKGADCLSKWVGESERQLRLLFEQAQQMKPSIIFFDEIDGLAPVRSTKQDQIHASIVSTLLALMDGLNDRGEVIVIGATNRIDAIDPALRRPGRFDRELFFPLPAMKERLEILKIHVSKWKNPPSDILLELLAEMTTGYCGSDLRALCTEAVLQGLRRTYPQIYLTSNRLLLDPQRVEVKKQDFIEAASILVPSTHRITPTVSRKLPSFLIPLLGEALEDLINAVNIIFPQGINSTLAKVKVAKCLNHPRMLVTCDSMSYGQSPKLTQALLYQMEHVFVQPLDVSTLFAESARTPEEICVQVFNEASRKIPSIIYIRSIDQWWQLLPETVKAVFMCRITTLDPCLPVLILATSDVPYSDLVPQLKNLFSRSRGEVYTIKNPSVEQRLEFFKSLFMEKCFQPPIIIDDKVEKLEELPVALEPIPKKLTEDEKRMLYEKEEVSLRELRIFLREICAKLARNRQFFMFTKPVDTEEVPDYNAIIKQPMDLETMMTKIDMHCYLCARDFLDDIDLICKNALEYNPDRDPADKLIRHRACSLRDHAYALIKAELDSDFEDKCREISKNRMLTKKAINEYVKNESFNIDEKNDKKDNLLSPSGSVVMNGRKVNSRKRKIPAWARGYVKKVTKKKKIMLDDSTVELNEKPCPASSTNGIRNVDLEKFQEFVANRVLIGDATLYDNTESENDSINETPKEVKNSINCEIINERSSIDADVPTVNEQISMENGEPNVVFPREKLDNLPVTVDCDHEQTKLEETIVVVIDKTKLENMWKYTVEVTSKLSIEELCDIYVQFSRCVSSYDHTYDRKSLPKDLLRNLQRFKNISNKTAEPTIDADI, from the exons atGTCTGACGACGATATTGCTATGGACTCAATAGATTCcgatgaagatatttttagtGCTCACAATTCTTCTCTTCGCAATAATGTACGACGATCTAAAAGTGCCCGTACATTGCGATCACACTCTAGCAATAACTCTCTTATAGCTCGGAATAATTTGAGTGTACGAAGAAGTACGAGAAATAGAATGCAAACTTACGATAATTTGAATACTAGTTGGATTTTAG GGACTCAAACTTTAAAAGGATATCCGATGTTTCAACAGCATGTTTCTTCATCAGACAAAGAAATGGCTGAGGAGTCACCCAGTAGACCAAGAGATATTCGAGAACGTATGCCTTTGAGATCTAGAGAAAATCATCATCCTACGAAAAATCCGCGACACATCAGAAATAGAGAGGAGCTCAGTAATCGGGAGCTTCGAAACAGAGCTGATAGAGAACGAGAAAGAGAAATCCGAAAGACTACCGACAAAGAAATTGATGAAATAGATCTTCGTCAGCTCAAAGATCGATCGGATCGAAAGTCTAATGAGAaagaaacaaaatataaaagcgGAAATCGAAGTAAAATAGTTGTGGCAGCAAGTAATGAAAAAGATTCTGAGCCacaaaagtcagacagtcctGCCAGATCGAGAGAAGGCCCGATAACGAGATTATGTGGTATGTTGGAAAAAGATGAAACGATTAAAGTTTTGTCAACCAATATCAATGAAGACAGCTCTCACGAAAGTGATAAACAAGTAGAAAATGGAAATTCGGAAAATGAAATCGGTTATGAAGATATGTATACTCGAATTAAAAGAACTAGAAGAGCATCACAACGTCAATTAGaacgaaataaaaagttatcagAGGACAGCGATTTGAGTGAGTCATCCGATTCACCTGGCCCTCGAAAGTACAGCCTTCGTAAAAAGAAACCAACTGTAGATAGATTTCAAGCAACTGTAGAGCCGGTTAGACGTTCAATACGAGCACTTAGAACCGTTCTAAGTAACTCAATGAGACGGCGTAAGCATAGAAGCAAAAGTTCTAGTTCAAACGATTCTAGTGATTCTGAACCACAacgatatgataaaaaaaagtgtaagaAAGTGAGACAAAATGCTTTACCGCAAGGTGGCCCAACAGATAGAAAAGCTGATATAAATCCTATTACGTTAGATACGAATATTCGATTTAGTGACGTTGGTGGTTTAGAATCCCACATTCATTGTCTTAAAGAGATGGTTGTATTTCCTATGATGTATTCGGATGTCTTCGATCGGTTTCATATTACACCACCCAAAGGAGTTCTTTTCTACGGACCACCAGGCACTGGAAAAACTCTTATCGCTCGAGCTTTGGCTAATGAATTCAGTCAACAAGGAAACAGGaaagttactttttttatgCGAAAAGGTGCAGATTGTTTATCTAAGTGGGTAGGAGAATCAGAAAGACAACTTCGACTTCTTTTTGAACAAGCTCAACAGATGAAAccatctattattttttttgatgaaattGATGGCCTTGCTCCAGTTAGAAGTACCAAACAAGATCAAATTCATGCAAGCATTGTCTCGACTTTGCTCGCTCTTATGGATGGTCTAAATGATCGAGGTGAAGTTATCGTCATAGGCGCGACTAATCGGATCGACGCAATCGATCCTGCTTTAAGAAGGCCTGGAAGATTTGAtcgagaattattttttcctctCCCCGCAATGAAAGAACGATTagagattttgaaaattcatgtCAGCAAATGGAAAAATCCACCTTCTGATATACTTCTAGAACTATTAGCGGAAATGACAACCGGCTATTGTGGATCAGATTTACGTGCTCTCTGTACAGAAGCAGTATTACAAGGACTGAGAAGAACATATCCTCAGATTTATTTGACTAGCAATCGTTTGCTCTTGGATCCCCAACGAGTTGAAGTGAAAAAGCAAGATTTCATCGAAGCTGCATCGATTCTTGTACCATCTACTCATAGAATTACTCCCACTGTCAGCAGAAAATTACCGTCATTTCTTATTCCTCTTCTTGGTGAGGCGCTTGAAGACTTAATCAATGCAGTTAACATAATTTTTCCTCAAGGAATAAATTCTACGCTTGCAAAAGTAAAAGTTGCCAAATGTTTAAATCATCCAAGAATGTTGGTCACGTGTGACAGTATGTCATATGGTCAAAGTCCAAAATTAACTCAAGCTCTGCTTTATCAAATGGAGCATGTTTTTGTTCAGCCGTTGGACGTTAGTACACTTTTTGCAGAAAGTGCCAGAACACCAGAAGAAATATGCGTTCAAGTATTCAATGAAGCCTCGAGAAAGATAccatcaataatttatattcgtTCGATCGATCAGTGGTGGCAATTATTGCCAGAAACTGTTAAAGCAGTTTTCATGTGTCGAATTACTACTCTTGACCCATGTCTTCCGGTTCTTATTCTCGCAACAAGTGATGTACCGTATTCTGATTTAGTTCCACAGTTAAAAAACCTTTTCAGTCGATCTCGAGGAGAAgtttatacaataaaaaatcctTCTGTTGAACAGagattggaattttttaaatcattgttTATGGAAAAATGCTTTCAACCACCTATTATAATTGATGATAAAGTTGAAAAACTTGAAGAGCTGCCTGTGGCACTTGAACCAATACCAAAGAAGTTGACTGAAGATGAAAAAAGAATGTTGTATGAAAAAGAGGAAGTTTCCTTACGAGAATTAAGAATCTTCCTCAGAGAAATTTGTGCTAAATTAGCTCGAAATAGACA ATTTTTCATGTTTACGAAACCGGTTGATACAGAAGAGGTGCCAGATTATAATGCAATCATAAAACAACCAATGGATTTAGAGACTATGATGACTAAGATCGACATGCATTGCTATTTATGCGCTCGTGATTTTCTCGATGACATCGATCTCATTTGCAAGAATGCACTTGAGTATAATCCTGAtag AGATCCAGCTGATAAACTTATACGTCATCGGGCTTGTTCATTACGTGATCATGCATATGCTCTTATAAAAGCTGAGTTAGATTCTGATTTCGAAGATAAATGTAgagaaatatcaaaaaatcgaaTGCTGACAAAAAAAGCGATTAATGAATatgtaaaaaatgaaagttttaatattgatgaaaaaaatgataaaaaagacAATCTCTTGAGCCCAAGTGGATCAGTAGTAATGAACGGTCGAAAAGTCAACTCCAGGAAGCGAAAAATTCCTGCATGGGCTCGTGGTTACgttaaaaaagttacgaaaaaaaagaaaattatgttgGATGATAGCACAGTGGAATTGAATGAGAAACCTTGTCCAGCTTCATCCACCAATGGGATTCGAAACGttgatttagaaaaattccAAGAGTTCGTAGCGAATAGAGTACTGATTGGTGATGCTACATTGTATGATAATACAGAATCGGAAAATGATTCCATAAATGAAACCCCAAAAGAAGTGAAAAATAGTATTAACTGTGAAATCATTAATGAACGATCATCAATCGATGCAGACGTACCTACGGTAAATGAACAAATATCGATGGAAAATGGCGAGCCGAATGTAGTTTTTCCACGTGAAAAATTAGATAATCTACCTGTAACGGTCGACTGTGATCATGAACAAACCAAACTAGAAGAAACGATTGTTGTAGTTATTGATAAAACAAAACTTGAAAATATGTGGAAATATACCGTGGAAGTTACGAGTAAGCTTTCTATAGAAGAGCTTTGTGACATTTACGTACAATTTAGTAGATGTGTTAGTTCGTATGATCACACATATGATCGAAAATCACTGCCAAAg gattTGCTCAGAAATTTACAAcggtttaaaaatatttcaaacaaAACAGCTGAACCTACAATAGATGCTGATATTTAA
- the LOC130666469 gene encoding ATPase family AAA domain-containing protein 2-like isoform X1 has protein sequence MSDDDIAMDSIDSDEDIFSAHNSSLRNNVRRSKSARTLRSHSSNNSLIARNNLSVRRSTRNRMQTYDNLNTSWILGTQTLKGYPMFQQHVSSSDKEMAEESPSRPRDIRERMPLRSRENHHPTKNPRHIRNREELSNRELRNRADREREREIRKTTDKEIDEIDLRQLKDRSDRKSNEKETKYKSGNRSKIVVAASNEKDSEPQKSDSPARSREGPITRLCGMLEKDETIKVLSTNINEDSSHESDKQVENGNSENEIGYEDMYTRIKRTRRASQRQLERNKKLSEDSDLSESSDSPGPRKYSLRKKKPTVDRFQATVEPVRRSIRALRTVLSNSMRRRKHRSKSSSSNDSSDSEPQRYDKKKCKKVRQNALPQGGPTDRKADINPITLDTNIRFSDVGGLESHIHCLKEMVVFPMMYSDVFDRFHITPPKGVLFYGPPGTGKTLIARALANEFSQQGNRKVTFFMRKGADCLSKWVGESERQLRLLFEQAQQMKPSIIFFDEIDGLAPVRSTKQDQIHASIVSTLLALMDGLNDRGEVIVIGATNRIDAIDPALRRPGRFDRELFFPLPAMKERLEILKIHVSKWKNPPSDILLELLAEMTTGYCGSDLRALCTEAVLQGLRRTYPQIYLTSNRLLLDPQRVEVKKQDFIEAASILVPSTHRITPTVSRKLPSFLIPLLGEALEDLINAVNIIFPQGINSTLAKVKVAKCLNHPRMLVTCDSMSYGQSPKLTQALLYQMEHVFVQPLDVSTLFAESARTPEEICVQVFNEASRKIPSIIYIRSIDQWWQLLPETVKAVFMCRITTLDPCLPVLILATSDVPYSDLVPQLKNLFSRSRGEVYTIKNPSVEQRLEFFKSLFMEKCFQPPIIIDDKVEKLEELPVALEPIPKKLTEDEKRMLYEKEEVSLRELRIFLREICAKLARNRQFFMFTKPVDTEEVPDYNAIIKQPMDLETMMTKIDMHCYLCARDFLDDIDLICKNALEYNPDSLRDKSSFGILKRDPADKLIRHRACSLRDHAYALIKAELDSDFEDKCREISKNRMLTKKAINEYVKNESFNIDEKNDKKDNLLSPSGSVVMNGRKVNSRKRKIPAWARGYVKKVTKKKKIMLDDSTVELNEKPCPASSTNGIRNVDLEKFQEFVANRVLIGDATLYDNTESENDSINETPKEVKNSINCEIINERSSIDADVPTVNEQISMENGEPNVVFPREKLDNLPVTVDCDHEQTKLEETIVVVIDKTKLENMWKYTVEVTSKLSIEELCDIYVQFSRCVSSYDHTYDRKSLPKDLLRNLQRFKNISNKTAEPTIDADI, from the exons atGTCTGACGACGATATTGCTATGGACTCAATAGATTCcgatgaagatatttttagtGCTCACAATTCTTCTCTTCGCAATAATGTACGACGATCTAAAAGTGCCCGTACATTGCGATCACACTCTAGCAATAACTCTCTTATAGCTCGGAATAATTTGAGTGTACGAAGAAGTACGAGAAATAGAATGCAAACTTACGATAATTTGAATACTAGTTGGATTTTAG GGACTCAAACTTTAAAAGGATATCCGATGTTTCAACAGCATGTTTCTTCATCAGACAAAGAAATGGCTGAGGAGTCACCCAGTAGACCAAGAGATATTCGAGAACGTATGCCTTTGAGATCTAGAGAAAATCATCATCCTACGAAAAATCCGCGACACATCAGAAATAGAGAGGAGCTCAGTAATCGGGAGCTTCGAAACAGAGCTGATAGAGAACGAGAAAGAGAAATCCGAAAGACTACCGACAAAGAAATTGATGAAATAGATCTTCGTCAGCTCAAAGATCGATCGGATCGAAAGTCTAATGAGAaagaaacaaaatataaaagcgGAAATCGAAGTAAAATAGTTGTGGCAGCAAGTAATGAAAAAGATTCTGAGCCacaaaagtcagacagtcctGCCAGATCGAGAGAAGGCCCGATAACGAGATTATGTGGTATGTTGGAAAAAGATGAAACGATTAAAGTTTTGTCAACCAATATCAATGAAGACAGCTCTCACGAAAGTGATAAACAAGTAGAAAATGGAAATTCGGAAAATGAAATCGGTTATGAAGATATGTATACTCGAATTAAAAGAACTAGAAGAGCATCACAACGTCAATTAGaacgaaataaaaagttatcagAGGACAGCGATTTGAGTGAGTCATCCGATTCACCTGGCCCTCGAAAGTACAGCCTTCGTAAAAAGAAACCAACTGTAGATAGATTTCAAGCAACTGTAGAGCCGGTTAGACGTTCAATACGAGCACTTAGAACCGTTCTAAGTAACTCAATGAGACGGCGTAAGCATAGAAGCAAAAGTTCTAGTTCAAACGATTCTAGTGATTCTGAACCACAacgatatgataaaaaaaagtgtaagaAAGTGAGACAAAATGCTTTACCGCAAGGTGGCCCAACAGATAGAAAAGCTGATATAAATCCTATTACGTTAGATACGAATATTCGATTTAGTGACGTTGGTGGTTTAGAATCCCACATTCATTGTCTTAAAGAGATGGTTGTATTTCCTATGATGTATTCGGATGTCTTCGATCGGTTTCATATTACACCACCCAAAGGAGTTCTTTTCTACGGACCACCAGGCACTGGAAAAACTCTTATCGCTCGAGCTTTGGCTAATGAATTCAGTCAACAAGGAAACAGGaaagttactttttttatgCGAAAAGGTGCAGATTGTTTATCTAAGTGGGTAGGAGAATCAGAAAGACAACTTCGACTTCTTTTTGAACAAGCTCAACAGATGAAAccatctattattttttttgatgaaattGATGGCCTTGCTCCAGTTAGAAGTACCAAACAAGATCAAATTCATGCAAGCATTGTCTCGACTTTGCTCGCTCTTATGGATGGTCTAAATGATCGAGGTGAAGTTATCGTCATAGGCGCGACTAATCGGATCGACGCAATCGATCCTGCTTTAAGAAGGCCTGGAAGATTTGAtcgagaattattttttcctctCCCCGCAATGAAAGAACGATTagagattttgaaaattcatgtCAGCAAATGGAAAAATCCACCTTCTGATATACTTCTAGAACTATTAGCGGAAATGACAACCGGCTATTGTGGATCAGATTTACGTGCTCTCTGTACAGAAGCAGTATTACAAGGACTGAGAAGAACATATCCTCAGATTTATTTGACTAGCAATCGTTTGCTCTTGGATCCCCAACGAGTTGAAGTGAAAAAGCAAGATTTCATCGAAGCTGCATCGATTCTTGTACCATCTACTCATAGAATTACTCCCACTGTCAGCAGAAAATTACCGTCATTTCTTATTCCTCTTCTTGGTGAGGCGCTTGAAGACTTAATCAATGCAGTTAACATAATTTTTCCTCAAGGAATAAATTCTACGCTTGCAAAAGTAAAAGTTGCCAAATGTTTAAATCATCCAAGAATGTTGGTCACGTGTGACAGTATGTCATATGGTCAAAGTCCAAAATTAACTCAAGCTCTGCTTTATCAAATGGAGCATGTTTTTGTTCAGCCGTTGGACGTTAGTACACTTTTTGCAGAAAGTGCCAGAACACCAGAAGAAATATGCGTTCAAGTATTCAATGAAGCCTCGAGAAAGATAccatcaataatttatattcgtTCGATCGATCAGTGGTGGCAATTATTGCCAGAAACTGTTAAAGCAGTTTTCATGTGTCGAATTACTACTCTTGACCCATGTCTTCCGGTTCTTATTCTCGCAACAAGTGATGTACCGTATTCTGATTTAGTTCCACAGTTAAAAAACCTTTTCAGTCGATCTCGAGGAGAAgtttatacaataaaaaatcctTCTGTTGAACAGagattggaattttttaaatcattgttTATGGAAAAATGCTTTCAACCACCTATTATAATTGATGATAAAGTTGAAAAACTTGAAGAGCTGCCTGTGGCACTTGAACCAATACCAAAGAAGTTGACTGAAGATGAAAAAAGAATGTTGTATGAAAAAGAGGAAGTTTCCTTACGAGAATTAAGAATCTTCCTCAGAGAAATTTGTGCTAAATTAGCTCGAAATAGACA ATTTTTCATGTTTACGAAACCGGTTGATACAGAAGAGGTGCCAGATTATAATGCAATCATAAAACAACCAATGGATTTAGAGACTATGATGACTAAGATCGACATGCATTGCTATTTATGCGCTCGTGATTTTCTCGATGACATCGATCTCATTTGCAAGAATGCACTTGAGTATAATCCTGAtag CTTGCGTGATAAATCTtcttttggaattttaaagAG AGATCCAGCTGATAAACTTATACGTCATCGGGCTTGTTCATTACGTGATCATGCATATGCTCTTATAAAAGCTGAGTTAGATTCTGATTTCGAAGATAAATGTAgagaaatatcaaaaaatcgaaTGCTGACAAAAAAAGCGATTAATGAATatgtaaaaaatgaaagttttaatattgatgaaaaaaatgataaaaaagacAATCTCTTGAGCCCAAGTGGATCAGTAGTAATGAACGGTCGAAAAGTCAACTCCAGGAAGCGAAAAATTCCTGCATGGGCTCGTGGTTACgttaaaaaagttacgaaaaaaaagaaaattatgttgGATGATAGCACAGTGGAATTGAATGAGAAACCTTGTCCAGCTTCATCCACCAATGGGATTCGAAACGttgatttagaaaaattccAAGAGTTCGTAGCGAATAGAGTACTGATTGGTGATGCTACATTGTATGATAATACAGAATCGGAAAATGATTCCATAAATGAAACCCCAAAAGAAGTGAAAAATAGTATTAACTGTGAAATCATTAATGAACGATCATCAATCGATGCAGACGTACCTACGGTAAATGAACAAATATCGATGGAAAATGGCGAGCCGAATGTAGTTTTTCCACGTGAAAAATTAGATAATCTACCTGTAACGGTCGACTGTGATCATGAACAAACCAAACTAGAAGAAACGATTGTTGTAGTTATTGATAAAACAAAACTTGAAAATATGTGGAAATATACCGTGGAAGTTACGAGTAAGCTTTCTATAGAAGAGCTTTGTGACATTTACGTACAATTTAGTAGATGTGTTAGTTCGTATGATCACACATATGATCGAAAATCACTGCCAAAg gattTGCTCAGAAATTTACAAcggtttaaaaatatttcaaacaaAACAGCTGAACCTACAATAGATGCTGATATTTAA